In one window of Cupriavidus necator N-1 DNA:
- the phoR gene encoding phosphate regulon sensor histidine kinase PhoR, with translation MNVIWARSVAILISLLVLSAGVYLAVGPVPALALACVSLLGLLFYYLYQINRLWKVLDAPVYGEIPSALGLWGEVYYRLHRLVKRWRTQVLQVEQQHTRFIQAIQASPNGVLMLDDADQIEWCNDVAEQHFGLNARRDVRQRITHLIRRPEFVHYLTRQRFDDPLVMRDMGEHKHSVIAVQILPYGDNRKLVITQDITKLENTEAMRRDFVANVSHELKTPLTVLTGFLETVRDLPVSEDDRRRYIDMMLAQSVRMQSIVEDLLALAKLESDAQPPGNDIVPIRAMVAHLSHDAEALSQGRHQVSADIDPTVGVRGAETELLSALGNLVSNAVRYTPDGGRITMRLAWEEGHAVFSVADTGLGIAPEHIPRLTERFYRVDRSRSRDTGGTGLGLAIVKHVLSRHHADLRVTSEEGRGSVFRVIFPLERSLRSAGEGADMPTPGTGPTAPPQSPDTSRRAA, from the coding sequence ATGAATGTCATCTGGGCCCGTTCCGTGGCCATCCTGATCAGCCTGCTGGTGCTGTCCGCCGGTGTCTACCTGGCCGTGGGCCCGGTGCCGGCGCTGGCGCTGGCGTGCGTATCGCTGCTCGGGCTGCTGTTCTACTACCTGTACCAGATCAACCGCCTGTGGAAGGTGCTCGATGCGCCGGTCTACGGCGAGATCCCCAGTGCACTCGGGCTTTGGGGCGAGGTGTATTACCGGCTGCACCGGCTCGTCAAGCGCTGGCGCACCCAGGTTCTGCAGGTCGAGCAGCAGCACACGCGCTTTATCCAGGCCATCCAGGCTTCGCCCAACGGAGTGCTGATGCTGGACGACGCCGACCAGATCGAGTGGTGCAACGACGTGGCAGAGCAGCATTTCGGCCTGAACGCGCGGCGCGACGTGCGCCAGCGCATCACCCACCTGATCCGCCGCCCCGAGTTCGTCCACTACCTGACCCGGCAGCGTTTCGACGATCCGCTGGTGATGCGCGACATGGGCGAACACAAGCACAGCGTGATCGCGGTGCAGATCCTGCCCTATGGCGACAACCGCAAGCTGGTGATCACCCAGGACATCACCAAGCTCGAAAACACCGAGGCGATGCGGCGCGACTTCGTTGCCAACGTGTCGCACGAACTGAAGACGCCGCTGACGGTGCTGACCGGCTTCCTGGAGACCGTGCGTGACCTGCCGGTGTCGGAGGACGACCGGCGCCGCTACATCGACATGATGCTGGCGCAGTCGGTGCGCATGCAGAGCATCGTCGAAGACCTGCTGGCGCTGGCCAAGCTGGAAAGCGATGCGCAGCCGCCCGGCAATGACATCGTGCCGATCCGTGCCATGGTGGCGCACCTGAGCCACGACGCCGAGGCGCTCTCGCAGGGACGGCACCAGGTCTCGGCCGATATCGACCCGACCGTGGGGGTGCGCGGCGCGGAAACCGAACTGCTGTCGGCGCTGGGCAACCTGGTGTCGAACGCGGTGCGCTACACGCCGGATGGCGGGCGTATCACCATGCGCCTGGCCTGGGAAGAGGGCCATGCCGTGTTCTCCGTGGCCGATACCGGCCTGGGCATTGCGCCCGAGCATATTCCCCGGCTGACCGAGCGCTTCTACCGCGTGGACCGCAGCCGCTCGCGCGACACCGGCGGCACCGGGCTGGGGCTGGCCATCGTCAAGCACGTGCTGTCACGCCACCATGCGGACTTGCGCGTGACCAGCGAGGAGGGCCGGGGCAGCGTGTTCCGCGTGATCTTTCCGCTTGAGCGCAGCCTGCGTTCGGCTGGGGAGGGTGCGGACATGCCAACGCCAGGCACCGGCCCGACCGCGCCGCCGCAGTCGCCGGACACCTCGCGCCGCGCCGCCTGA
- the infA gene encoding translation initiation factor IF-1, whose product MAKEELIEFGGVVSEALPDNRYRVTLENGVEIWAYASGKMQKHRIRILAGDRVTLEMSPYDLTKGRINFRHKS is encoded by the coding sequence TTGGCTAAGGAAGAACTCATTGAATTTGGCGGCGTGGTGTCGGAAGCCCTGCCTGACAACCGCTATCGTGTCACGCTGGAAAACGGCGTCGAAATCTGGGCATACGCTTCGGGCAAGATGCAGAAGCACCGCATCCGCATCCTGGCCGGCGACCGTGTCACCCTGGAAATGTCGCCCTATGACCTGACCAAGGGACGCATCAACTTCCGCCACAAGTCCTGA
- the ppk1 gene encoding polyphosphate kinase 1, with translation MKKSPHYQKKVMLMSTTPSSTLLNRELGILEFNARVLAQAADPKVPLLERLKFICIVSSNLDEFFEIRMAGLKEQMRDNASGLTPDGLSFQQTYQLVTERTQRLVASQYDMLQNTIFPLLEKEGVFFHLTTTWTDAQREWAREFFQRELGPVLTPIALDPAHPFPRVLNKSLNFVVELSGKDAFGRDADLAIVQAPRALPRVVKMPEKLSGYPYGFVMLSSFMQGFVHELFPAIAVHGCYQFRVTRNSDLFVSEDEITDLREALQGELPTRHFGDTVRLEVSSDTPAPLARRLLLESGLAEQDLYRVSGPVNLVRLMQIPDMVDRPALKFAPYVPAPVKAFSAGASMFDVMRQQDVLLHHPYESFSSVLDLLQLAAADPNVVAIKQTVYRTGNESLVMEALMTAARNGKEVTVVVELLARFDEETNINWAERLESAGAHVIYGVVGHKCHAKMLLIVRREPTGPKVKQVKLRRYAHLGTGNYHPRTARLYTDFGLLTANEEICEDVHHVFQLLTGTAGTIRLNHLWQSPFTMQSNLVDHIRAEARNARAGKPARIIAKMNALLEPSIIDELYKASRAGVRIDLIVRGVCALMPGVPGMSENISVRSIIGRFLEHHRVYYFHAGGEEVLYLSSADWMDRNLFRRVEVAFPVLDKALKARVIKESLQVHLRDNASAWIMQPDGNYARTQTRSKRPHVSQNDMLVMFGGTP, from the coding sequence ATGAAAAAGTCGCCACATTACCAAAAGAAGGTCATGCTCATGTCGACGACTCCGTCCAGTACGCTGCTCAACCGCGAACTGGGCATCCTGGAATTCAATGCCCGCGTGCTGGCACAGGCGGCGGACCCGAAAGTCCCGCTGCTGGAGCGGCTGAAATTCATCTGCATCGTGTCCAGCAACCTGGACGAGTTCTTTGAAATCCGCATGGCGGGCCTGAAGGAACAGATGCGCGACAACGCTTCGGGCCTGACGCCGGACGGCCTGTCATTCCAGCAGACCTACCAGCTTGTCACCGAGCGCACGCAACGGCTTGTGGCTTCGCAGTATGACATGCTGCAGAACACCATTTTTCCACTACTTGAAAAAGAGGGGGTCTTTTTCCACCTGACCACCACCTGGACCGACGCCCAGCGCGAATGGGCGCGCGAGTTCTTCCAGCGCGAACTGGGGCCGGTGCTGACCCCGATTGCGCTGGATCCCGCCCATCCCTTTCCCCGCGTGCTCAACAAGAGCCTGAACTTCGTGGTGGAATTGTCCGGCAAGGACGCGTTCGGCCGCGACGCCGACCTGGCCATCGTGCAGGCGCCGCGCGCGCTTCCGCGCGTGGTGAAGATGCCGGAGAAGCTGTCGGGCTACCCGTACGGCTTCGTGATGCTGTCATCCTTCATGCAGGGCTTCGTGCATGAGCTGTTCCCGGCCATTGCCGTGCACGGTTGCTACCAGTTCCGCGTCACGCGCAACTCCGACCTGTTCGTCTCGGAAGACGAGATCACCGACCTGCGCGAGGCGCTGCAGGGCGAACTGCCCACGCGCCATTTCGGCGACACGGTGCGCCTGGAAGTCTCTTCGGACACGCCGGCACCGCTGGCGCGCCGGCTGCTGCTGGAATCGGGCCTCGCCGAGCAGGACCTGTACCGCGTTTCCGGCCCGGTGAACCTGGTGCGGCTGATGCAGATCCCCGACATGGTGGACCGGCCCGCGCTGAAGTTTGCGCCGTATGTGCCCGCCCCGGTCAAGGCCTTCTCCGCCGGCGCGTCGATGTTCGACGTGATGCGACAGCAGGACGTGCTGCTGCACCACCCGTACGAGAGCTTCAGTTCTGTGCTCGACCTGCTGCAGCTGGCAGCGGCCGACCCCAACGTGGTCGCGATCAAGCAGACGGTCTATCGCACCGGCAATGAGTCGCTGGTCATGGAAGCGCTGATGACCGCCGCGCGCAACGGCAAGGAAGTCACGGTGGTGGTGGAGCTGCTGGCACGCTTTGACGAGGAGACCAACATCAACTGGGCCGAGCGCCTGGAATCCGCGGGCGCACACGTGATCTACGGCGTGGTCGGCCACAAGTGCCACGCCAAGATGCTGCTGATCGTTCGGCGCGAGCCCACCGGCCCCAAGGTCAAGCAGGTCAAGCTGCGGCGCTACGCCCACCTCGGCACCGGCAACTACCATCCGCGCACCGCCCGCCTCTACACCGACTTCGGCCTGCTGACGGCCAACGAGGAGATCTGCGAAGACGTGCACCACGTGTTCCAGCTGCTGACCGGCACCGCCGGCACCATCCGGCTGAACCACCTGTGGCAGTCGCCCTTCACCATGCAGAGCAACCTGGTCGACCATATCCGCGCCGAAGCCCGCAACGCGCGCGCCGGCAAGCCCGCGCGCATCATCGCCAAGATGAACGCGCTGCTGGAGCCGTCGATCATCGACGAGCTGTACAAGGCCTCGCGCGCGGGAGTGAGGATCGACCTGATCGTGCGCGGCGTGTGCGCGCTGATGCCGGGCGTGCCGGGCATGTCCGAGAACATCTCGGTGCGCTCGATCATCGGCCGCTTCCTGGAACACCACCGGGTCTACTATTTCCACGCCGGCGGCGAAGAGGTGCTGTACCTGTCCAGCGCCGACTGGATGGACCGCAACCTGTTCCGCCGCGTCGAAGTTGCCTTCCCGGTGCTGGACAAGGCGCTGAAGGCGCGCGTCATCAAGGAAAGCCTGCAGGTACACCTGCGCGACAACGCCTCGGCATGGATCATGCAGCCGGACGGCAACTATGCGCGCACGCAGACGCGCTCGAAGCGTCCGCATGTGAGCCAGAACGATATGCTGGTGATGTTCGGCGGCACACCCTGA
- a CDS encoding GNAT family N-acetyltransferase, with amino-acid sequence MRDLPTPTQPLFDSLPNGLGGQTARSRLHRQSDTPAHESPVLSVAWARHQDEVVEAQRLRYKVFAEEMGARLTSSVPELDIDMFDAYCDHLIVRDMATLRVVGTYRVLPPHQAKRLGCLYAESEFDLVRLAHLRPKMLELGRSCVHRDYRSGSVIMALWGGLGEYLQRWGIESMLGCASVPMNDGGHYAASLHRLFSERSLAPIEYHAFPRVPLPVEDLNQQLDVEPPALIKGYLRLGAKICGQPAWDPDFNVADFLTLLRVNDMNPRYARHFLGLNNAA; translated from the coding sequence ATGCGAGATCTGCCGACGCCCACCCAGCCGCTTTTTGACTCTCTGCCCAATGGCCTTGGTGGCCAGACGGCGCGGAGCCGTCTTCATCGCCAATCAGATACACCGGCACATGAATCGCCTGTTCTCAGCGTGGCGTGGGCGCGCCACCAGGACGAAGTAGTCGAAGCCCAGCGCCTGCGCTACAAGGTCTTTGCCGAGGAAATGGGCGCGCGCCTGACCTCTTCCGTGCCGGAGCTGGACATCGACATGTTCGATGCCTACTGCGACCACCTGATCGTGCGCGACATGGCCACGCTGCGCGTGGTGGGCACCTACCGCGTGCTGCCGCCGCACCAGGCCAAGCGCCTGGGCTGCCTGTACGCGGAATCGGAATTCGACCTGGTGCGCCTGGCCCACCTGCGCCCCAAGATGCTGGAACTGGGCCGCTCCTGCGTGCACCGCGACTACCGTTCGGGCAGCGTCATCATGGCGCTGTGGGGCGGCCTGGGCGAGTACCTGCAGCGCTGGGGCATCGAATCGATGCTGGGCTGCGCCAGCGTGCCGATGAACGACGGCGGCCACTACGCGGCCAGCCTCCACCGGCTGTTCAGCGAACGCTCGCTGGCACCGATCGAATACCATGCCTTCCCGCGCGTGCCGCTGCCGGTCGAGGACCTGAACCAGCAGCTGGACGTCGAGCCGCCCGCGCTGATCAAGGGCTACTTGCGCCTGGGCGCAAAGATCTGCGGCCAGCCGGCCTGGGATCCGGACTTCAACGTGGCGGACTTCCTGACGCTGCTGCGCGTGAACGACATGAACCCGCGCTACGCCCGCCACTTCCTCGGCCTGAACAACGCCGCCTGA
- a CDS encoding GGDEF domain-containing protein yields MFQSHIVVLIAGLFALQMAVVCVVLRRSAGMNRSGLTSWALGSVLAAMAAALAAVQELRPLWLVLESSDLALLAALSVMAVGARHFAARPGRAVPLLALNLAAAAAVAWHDLAPQYLAVPVLVPEMAPLLTMCHIALLLDLARSAMPSVPATRGTGRLAALSLVLIVIAAAAINAWTVALPLAAVMQGGAWPRPMPWDGELAMLNVFALVGVSVSFALMAHDRLRRMLERRARHDDLTDVLLRGAFWEELEAACLRAERQRKPLTVAFVDLDHFKAINDVYGHLAGDSVLRHFAGLLRKSFGQFDVAGRLGGEEFAILMPDTALEQGRLACLRLATAVRATPCPSEPDPIAYTVSIGLAARQPGEGADALMRRADRALYDAKLKGRNCVSLHPAGSEAGTDGGAVDGHYITRAQPRAAS; encoded by the coding sequence ATGTTTCAGTCGCACATAGTTGTGCTCATCGCAGGGTTGTTTGCCCTGCAGATGGCTGTGGTTTGCGTGGTGTTGCGCCGCTCGGCGGGCATGAATCGCAGCGGCCTGACGTCGTGGGCGCTGGGGAGTGTGCTGGCGGCAATGGCCGCGGCCCTGGCGGCGGTGCAGGAACTGCGCCCGCTTTGGCTGGTGCTGGAATCGAGCGACCTGGCGCTGCTGGCGGCGCTCTCGGTCATGGCCGTGGGCGCGCGGCACTTCGCGGCCCGGCCCGGCCGCGCCGTGCCGTTGCTGGCGCTGAACCTGGCGGCCGCAGCGGCGGTGGCCTGGCACGACCTGGCGCCGCAGTATCTTGCCGTGCCGGTGCTGGTGCCGGAGATGGCACCGCTGCTGACGATGTGCCATATCGCACTGCTGCTGGACCTGGCCCGCAGCGCCATGCCGTCGGTGCCGGCCACGCGCGGCACCGGCCGGCTGGCGGCGTTGTCGCTGGTATTGATCGTCATCGCCGCGGCAGCCATCAACGCATGGACCGTGGCGCTGCCGCTGGCGGCAGTCATGCAGGGCGGCGCCTGGCCGCGGCCGATGCCGTGGGACGGCGAGCTCGCCATGCTCAACGTCTTTGCACTGGTGGGCGTGTCGGTCAGTTTTGCGCTGATGGCGCACGACCGGCTGCGCCGCATGCTGGAGCGGCGCGCGCGCCATGACGACCTGACCGATGTGCTGCTGCGCGGCGCGTTCTGGGAGGAGCTGGAGGCAGCCTGCCTGCGCGCCGAACGGCAGCGCAAGCCCCTGACGGTGGCCTTTGTCGACCTCGATCACTTCAAGGCGATCAACGATGTCTACGGCCACCTGGCGGGCGACAGCGTGCTGCGGCATTTCGCCGGACTGCTGCGCAAGAGTTTCGGCCAGTTCGATGTGGCGGGGCGCCTGGGCGGCGAGGAATTTGCCATCCTGATGCCGGATACGGCGCTGGAGCAGGGCCGGCTTGCCTGCCTGCGGCTGGCCACGGCGGTGCGCGCCACGCCATGCCCGTCCGAGCCCGACCCGATTGCCTATACCGTCAGCATCGGCCTGGCGGCGCGGCAGCCGGGCGAAGGCGCCGATGCGCTGATGCGCCGCGCCGACCGTGCTCTATACGACGCCAAGCTGAAAGGGCGCAACTGCGTGTCCCTGCATCCGGCCGGCAGCGAGGCAGGCACCGATGGCGGCGCTGTCGATGGCCACTACATCACGCGCGCACAGCCGCGCGCCGCATCCTGA
- the ppx gene encoding exopolyphosphatase, which yields MNNTPRLLAAVDMGSNSFRLMIGRVDETPTANGPASQIFQVDALREPVRLAAGLTPDKYLDQPARRRGIDALRRFGDRLREFAPNQVRAVATNTLRVAKNASEFLIEAESALGFPIEVIAGREEARLIYLGASHDAPACQGNRLVVDIGGGSTEFIIGNGYQSKLMESLYIGCVSHSRQFFPSGNVDEYAMKQAELAARREIQVLVRQYRAAGWEQAVGSSGTARALAELIELNGMNDSTAEHGITREGLERLKRALIKAENTNRVKLTGLKADRIPVLPGGLSIMLGVFAELDIERMDVTDGALRLGVLYDLLGRSHHEDMRTVTVDQFMRRYGVDRAQSSRVRRAAQTLLSQFPEPANERREDNLALLGWAASLHEIGMTISHSGYHKHSAYIATHADMPGFSKTDQARLATLLLGHAGKLGKLSGSGRFVDWRMLFSLRLAFVLCRRRSDVALPDIRVSQLAEALDEGFTVRLPQAWIEANPLIEYSLAQEADEWQRIGKRYKVIYD from the coding sequence ATGAACAACACCCCACGCCTGCTGGCTGCCGTCGACATGGGTTCGAACAGCTTCCGCCTGATGATCGGGCGGGTGGACGAAACCCCCACCGCCAATGGCCCGGCCAGCCAGATCTTCCAGGTCGACGCGCTGCGCGAGCCGGTCCGCCTGGCCGCCGGCCTGACGCCCGACAAATACCTGGACCAGCCCGCGCGGCGCCGCGGCATCGATGCGCTGCGGCGCTTCGGCGACCGGCTGCGCGAGTTCGCGCCCAACCAGGTGCGCGCCGTCGCCACCAATACGCTGCGCGTGGCCAAGAACGCGTCCGAGTTCCTGATCGAGGCTGAAAGCGCGCTGGGCTTCCCGATCGAAGTGATCGCCGGGCGCGAAGAGGCGCGGCTGATCTACCTCGGGGCCTCGCACGACGCCCCGGCCTGCCAGGGCAACCGCCTGGTGGTCGATATCGGCGGCGGCTCGACCGAATTCATCATCGGCAACGGCTACCAGTCCAAGCTGATGGAGAGCCTGTATATCGGCTGCGTATCGCACAGCCGCCAGTTCTTCCCCAGCGGCAACGTCGATGAATATGCGATGAAGCAGGCCGAGCTGGCCGCGCGCCGCGAGATCCAGGTGCTGGTACGCCAGTACCGCGCCGCGGGCTGGGAGCAGGCGGTCGGCTCGTCGGGCACGGCGCGCGCGCTGGCCGAGCTGATCGAACTCAATGGCATGAACGACAGCACCGCCGAGCACGGTATCACGCGCGAGGGGCTGGAGCGCCTCAAGCGCGCGCTGATCAAGGCCGAGAATACCAACCGCGTCAAGCTGACCGGCCTCAAGGCGGACCGCATCCCGGTGCTGCCGGGCGGCTTGTCGATCATGCTGGGTGTGTTTGCCGAACTCGATATCGAGCGCATGGATGTTACCGACGGCGCGCTGCGGCTGGGCGTGCTGTACGACCTGCTCGGACGCAGCCACCATGAGGACATGCGCACCGTCACGGTGGACCAGTTCATGCGCCGCTACGGCGTGGACCGGGCCCAGTCCAGCCGCGTGCGCCGCGCCGCGCAGACGCTGTTGTCACAGTTCCCGGAGCCGGCCAACGAACGGCGCGAGGACAACCTGGCGCTGCTGGGCTGGGCCGCCAGCCTGCATGAGATCGGCATGACGATCTCGCACAGCGGCTACCACAAGCATTCGGCCTATATCGCCACTCATGCCGACATGCCGGGCTTTTCCAAGACCGACCAGGCGCGGCTGGCGACGCTGTTGCTGGGCCATGCCGGCAAGCTCGGCAAGCTGTCGGGCAGCGGCAGGTTCGTCGACTGGCGCATGCTGTTCAGCCTGCGCCTGGCCTTTGTGCTGTGCCGGCGCCGCTCGGACGTGGCCTTGCCCGATATCCGTGTGAGCCAGCTGGCCGAAGCGCTGGACGAAGGCTTCACCGTGCGCCTGCCGCAGGCGTGGATCGAGGCCAATCCGCTGATCGAATACAGCCTCGCGCAGGAGGCTGACGAATGGCAACGGATCGGCAAGCGCTACAAGGTCATCTACGACTGA
- a CDS encoding patatin-like phospholipase family protein has protein sequence MQGAAPRSGSSCIRRGGPMARLPTSALAVISMLLLLAACASRPVNPPIAHADQSTGYRFFTRPQYAADNENLVILAFSGGGTRAAAFSYGVLEFLRNTEVVGPKGNRSRLLDHVSVITGVSGGSFTALAYGLYGDKLFDLYEQSFLKRDVQGEITFRTLNPAYWPSLWSSGWGRSELAADLYDEILFHGATFGDLHRGKGPFIIASATDISTGARLPFTQTTFDVLCSDLNALRLSRAAAASSAVPVVLTPITLNNYGGNCGYVPPDWIKPFIDASDPPRPAARATRHLKEEAEYGDSVNRPYIHVVDGGVSDNLGMRSVLDSLEVLESLHLNGQPSPLDHTRRIVVFVVNSLSTPRTTWDKSESAPGTLEILVKATGVPIDHYSYEATELLKDNQARWQAMRRLRESRAFATNKDAAVTAALRTPDATIYAIDVSFARLTDKAELDYLNELATSFSLPAEAVDRLRAAAGKIILESPDFQHLLKDVGARIVTDQVPGNRPAGTSQ, from the coding sequence CGATGCTGCTGCTGCTTGCCGCCTGCGCCTCCCGGCCAGTCAATCCGCCGATCGCGCACGCGGACCAGAGTACCGGCTATCGATTCTTCACGCGGCCCCAGTATGCGGCGGACAACGAGAACCTGGTCATCCTTGCCTTCTCAGGGGGCGGTACGCGCGCGGCAGCATTCTCGTATGGCGTGCTTGAGTTCCTGCGCAATACCGAAGTCGTCGGACCCAAGGGCAACCGGTCACGCCTGCTCGACCATGTCAGCGTCATCACCGGCGTGTCAGGTGGCAGCTTCACTGCCCTCGCCTACGGCCTGTATGGCGACAAACTGTTTGATCTCTACGAACAGAGCTTCCTCAAACGCGACGTGCAGGGCGAGATCACGTTCCGGACGCTGAATCCGGCGTATTGGCCGTCGTTGTGGTCGAGCGGATGGGGCCGCTCTGAACTGGCCGCCGACCTGTATGACGAAATCCTTTTCCATGGGGCAACCTTTGGCGACCTCCATCGGGGCAAGGGTCCGTTCATCATTGCCTCGGCCACGGACATCTCGACGGGCGCACGCCTGCCATTCACGCAGACCACCTTCGACGTACTCTGCTCCGACCTCAATGCACTGCGCCTGTCCCGTGCCGCCGCGGCATCGTCGGCGGTTCCCGTGGTCCTGACGCCCATCACGCTCAACAACTACGGGGGCAATTGCGGCTACGTGCCTCCCGACTGGATCAAGCCATTTATCGATGCCAGCGACCCACCCCGGCCGGCCGCTCGCGCAACCCGGCACCTGAAGGAAGAAGCGGAATACGGGGACAGCGTCAACCGGCCCTATATCCATGTCGTGGACGGCGGCGTCTCCGACAACCTGGGCATGCGCAGCGTGCTGGACTCCCTGGAGGTCCTGGAGTCCCTGCACCTGAACGGCCAGCCCTCACCCCTGGACCATACCCGCAGGATCGTTGTCTTTGTCGTCAATTCGCTGTCCACGCCCCGAACGACATGGGACAAGTCAGAGTCTGCGCCGGGCACGCTGGAGATTCTGGTGAAAGCCACCGGCGTGCCAATCGACCACTATTCCTATGAGGCGACCGAACTGTTGAAGGACAATCAGGCCCGGTGGCAAGCCATGCGCCGGCTGCGGGAGTCGCGCGCCTTTGCCACGAACAAGGATGCCGCCGTCACTGCGGCGTTGCGCACGCCGGACGCGACCATCTATGCCATCGATGTGTCGTTTGCCCGACTGACGGACAAGGCGGAACTGGATTACCTGAATGAGCTGGCGACGTCGTTCTCGCTGCCGGCCGAAGCCGTCGACCGCCTGCGCGCCGCCGCGGGAAAGATCATCCTGGAGTCGCCCGATTTCCAGCACTTGCTGAAAGACGTCGGTGCCAGGATCGTGACAGACCAGGTGCCCGGGAATCGCCCGGCGGGGACGAGTCAGTAA
- a CDS encoding exonuclease domain-containing protein, with amino-acid sequence MRVAIVSTETTGLTPADEPVSIGLLLVEVAPRAGTLLREITDYYGSQEPTVPISEAATGTHGLTAEMLRGRRFDVDTIRAIIDDADVLVAHGAEFNARMLGKVLPNIQHKRWRCSVRQVRWAQYFHAPNHKLDTLCEHLHIFRPRPQVALDDCLALSKLLFQHMGAAGQATPMGFLLAEADFVPRVAISMPARPVPPPSPAVPAGAGQSWMPKVEAGHAGPSRGLVIVAVMLMLFAGALIWPDLLRW; translated from the coding sequence ATGCGGGTCGCAATCGTCAGTACCGAAACCACTGGGCTCACGCCAGCGGACGAGCCCGTCAGCATCGGCCTGCTGCTTGTCGAAGTGGCGCCGCGGGCTGGCACGCTGTTGCGGGAGATCACTGACTATTACGGCTCGCAGGAGCCCACCGTGCCGATCAGCGAAGCTGCCACCGGCACGCACGGATTGACCGCCGAGATGCTGCGCGGGCGGCGCTTTGACGTCGATACCATCCGCGCCATCATTGACGACGCGGATGTGCTGGTCGCCCACGGCGCCGAATTCAACGCGCGGATGCTGGGAAAAGTGCTTCCCAACATCCAGCACAAGCGCTGGCGCTGCTCGGTGCGCCAGGTTCGCTGGGCCCAGTACTTCCACGCCCCCAACCACAAGCTTGATACGCTGTGCGAGCACCTGCACATATTTCGGCCCCGCCCGCAGGTTGCGCTGGATGATTGTCTGGCGCTGTCCAAGCTGCTGTTCCAGCACATGGGTGCTGCCGGCCAGGCCACGCCCATGGGCTTCCTGCTGGCCGAGGCCGACTTCGTGCCGCGTGTTGCGATCAGCATGCCTGCGCGACCCGTGCCGCCGCCGTCACCTGCGGTCCCGGCCGGCGCAGGCCAGTCATGGATGCCAAAGGTTGAGGCCGGCCATGCGGGCCCAAGCCGGGGGCTGGTCATCGTCGCGGTGATGCTGATGCTGTTCGCGGGCGCGCTGATCTGGCCGGACTTGCTGCGGTGGTGA
- a CDS encoding SixA phosphatase family protein, with the protein MNLILWRHAEAEDLPDALSLSRHADLQRPLTRRGRKQAEVSAKWLRAHLPADTRVLCSPALRTRETAAALTAKAEIIDALAPGADVSAVLAAVEWPERPEHVVVVGHQPWIGRVASLLLAGSEMNWSVRKSGIWWLTGRTRESEAQTVLRAVINPEFL; encoded by the coding sequence ATGAACCTGATCCTGTGGCGCCACGCCGAAGCCGAAGACCTCCCCGACGCGCTCAGCCTGAGCCGCCATGCCGACCTGCAGCGCCCGCTCACACGCCGCGGCCGCAAGCAGGCGGAGGTATCCGCCAAATGGCTGCGCGCGCATCTGCCGGCCGACACCCGCGTGCTGTGCAGCCCCGCGCTGCGCACCCGTGAAACGGCGGCCGCGCTGACTGCCAAGGCGGAGATCATTGATGCCCTTGCGCCCGGCGCCGACGTCAGCGCGGTGCTTGCCGCGGTCGAGTGGCCGGAACGCCCCGAGCATGTGGTGGTGGTCGGGCACCAGCCCTGGATTGGCCGCGTCGCCAGCCTGCTGCTGGCCGGCTCGGAAATGAACTGGAGCGTGCGCAAGAGCGGCATCTGGTGGCTGACCGGCCGCACCCGCGAAAGCGAGGCGCAGACCGTGCTGCGCGCCGTCATCAACCCCGAATTCCTCTGA
- a CDS encoding sterol desaturase family protein encodes MLIQHPQYHRLHHSRHERDRNKNFSNLFPLWDILFGTLRRPGRDEFVDVGLGSGDAPHSLWQALLWPWCRMRQVSTPLERMPGA; translated from the coding sequence TTGCTAATCCAGCATCCGCAATATCATCGCCTGCACCACTCTCGGCACGAGCGTGACCGCAATAAGAATTTCTCCAATCTCTTCCCCCTCTGGGACATCCTCTTCGGCACGCTACGCCGGCCTGGGCGCGACGAGTTCGTTGATGTGGGGCTCGGTTCAGGCGACGCGCCTCATAGCCTCTGGCAGGCGTTGTTATGGCCATGGTGCCGTATGCGCCAGGTATCGACACCCTTGGAACGGATGCCCGGGGCATGA